The Streptomyces sp. NBC_00576 genome contains the following window.
CCAGAACCGTTCCGGCGAGCAGCACCAGAGCGGGCGCTGCCACCAGCAGCGGGTCGACGCCGAGGACCCCCTCACGGTCTGTCGTGACAGCACCGGAGCGCTCGCTTCCCAGCAGCCAGAAAGCGACACCGGCCACGGCGACCAACCCGACATCCGCTCCGGCTCGCACCGATGCGGGCAGCGCCCCGGCCCGCACCGTGACGGCGCCCGTGAAGGACGCCCGCCACGCGGGGACAGCCACCGCCAGCGCACACAGCGCGGCCACACCCGCGGCGACCGCCCACACCTCGGGTCGGCCCCCGACCGGCACGTCGACGCGCACCCCGGTCCGGCCCAGCGCTCCCTGCCCGACCAGCAGCCGCGTCAACGGCCCCGACAACAGCGGCGCCGCCACCACCGCCGGCCCGGAGATCAGCAAGGCCTCCGTCGCGGCCAGGCCTGCCAGCCGTGCCCGAGTGGCACCGCGCGCACGGAGCAACCTGGTCTCGGCCATGCGCTCGGAGCTGAGCGACCGCGCGACGAGCAACAGGGCGCAGGCCGCGAGCAGTCCGAGCTGACCAGCGACGATCAGCATGCTGGAACGCGTGACGAGCAGTGAGCGTTCGATGCGGTCCAGTACCTCGGGCAACGCGGTGGCCGCTACGGTCGCACCGCTGAGCGCGGGTTGCTTGCGCAGCTCCGCGCTCCCCGAGCGGACAGCCTCGCGCAGCGCGTCGATCCGCTCCGTCGTCAGCGAGGAGTAGTCGGCCGACGCCAGCCAACCCGACGCGCCGACGCTCACCCGCCCCGACGCCGGCACGCCCGCAACGGTGAGCAGGGGACCGTACGTCGTGAAGCTCGACGCCTGCACGCCGCGGCCGCCCAGGTCGTCCAACTGCCAGTAGGGTGCCCGGACTTCCACCGGCCGGTACACGCCGGTGATCAGCACGCGCACCGCCGGGCCGCCCAGCCGGTCGGTGAGGGTCAGCCGGGCGCCGGGTGCCACCCCGAGCCGCTGGGCGGCGCTCTGCGGCAGTGCGGCCTCGATGGACCCCGCGGTCACCGTCTCACCGGGGAGCCGCCCCGCGACGGTCCGCACCTGTGTGCGATCCAGGGCCGCGAAGTGCGTGAGGTCCGGGTTCTCGTCCCGCTCGGAGGCCGGCCGCAGCGCGAGCGGCAGGGCGTAGGGGCCGGAACGCAGCAGGGTACGCACCCGCACGGGCAGCCCGGCGAAGATGGTGCGGGCCCCCGCCCGCACGGCGTCGTCGGCCGCCTGGCGTTCGTCGGCCGGCACGTCGGCCTTGACCACCAGAGCGGCCTCGGCAGCGGTGCGCTGCTCGGCGAGCGACCGCCGCAGTGCCGCATCGCCTATCGCGCCCGAGTAGGCGGTGAGCGCGGCCAGCACGGTCGTGGTCAGCAGCACGGTCAGCAGGGCGGCACCGAGAAGCGCGCGGTACACCCACGCCCGCAGCGCGATGAACCGCAACATGCCCGCCGGCACCCCTCGTTCCCCCACCAAACCCCCCGGTTCCAACCACACGGACCGGAACGCGCTGCGGCGTCGGTGGCGTGCAGGTGTAAGAGGGCATTGTAGGACTGACTTTGGTCGACTTGTGATCGGATGTGGCGGACCTTGATGGTCGTCGCGGTCCGGACAGGCCCGGTACAGGCCGCTGGCCGCCGGCATGGCCGGTCTCCCCCGGTCGAAGGCTTGCCAATGCCGTTGTTCCAGCTGTCACTCCCAACGGTGGTGGGGGGTGATGATGGCTGACCTGATCTGCGAGTGCAGTCGCGGGAACGGCAGCGGGGCAGCAGGCTGTGGCCGATCCAGGCGAGTCCGAGGCGCCGGCGGTGTGTTGCGGGCGGAGGGGGAAAAGCCGCTCGGTGAGATCACCGTGCGGCGCACGACGTGCACGGCACTGATGAACCAGGTCCGCTCGGCAGCGTTGTGATGCAGCCGGGCGGCCTCGCCCTGCTCTTGTGTTGTCAGGTCCTTGGGCCCAAGGTGATTTACCGAAACCTGGTCCACTCCCTCGCGGAGAAGCGAGCGTAATCCTTTGTTACCGGTCCTCAGCCGATCACCGCGGCTCGCACACACAGCACGTCCGGCAGATGGGATGCCAACTGCTGCCAGCTGTCGCCGTCGTCCGCCGACGCGTACACCTCGCCGTTGCGGTTGCCGAAGTAGACGCCCGCCGGGTCCGCGTTGTCGGTGCACAACGCGTCGCGCAGCACCGTGCCGTAGTGGTCCCCCTGGGGCAGGCCCGCAGACAGGGGTTCCCAGTTCGTGCCCGCGTCCGCCGTACGGAATACGCGGCAGCGGTGGTCGGCGGGGACGCGGTCGGCGTCGGCGTTGATCGGGAAGACGTACGCCGTGTCGCCGCGGTGCGGATGGGCCGCCACCGCGAAACCGAACGTCGAGGGGAGGCCGGCGCCGATGTCCGTCCAGTGCCCGCCCGCGTCGTCGCTCCGGTACACCCCCCAGTGGTTCTGGAGGTAGAGCCGGTCCGGGTTGGCCGAGTCCTTCGCGATCTTGTGCACGCACTGGCCGAACTCCGGGTTCGGATCCGGCATGAACACCGCGGAGACACCGGAGTTGGACGGCGCCCAGCTCGCGCCGCCGTCGGCAGTGCGGAACACTCCGGCCGCCGATACGGCAATCGTCACCGCGCGCGGGTCGCGCTGGTCGGTGACGATCGTGTGCAGGCCCTCACCGCCGCCGCCCGGTGCCCACTGGGAGCGGGTGGGGTGCTCCCACAGCGGGCGGACCAGCTCGAAGGACTCACCGCGGTCCTCGGAGCGGTACAGCGCGGCCGGTTCGGTGCCCGCGTACACCACGTCCGCCTCCGCCGTCGACGGATGAAGCTGCCAGACGCGCTCCAGCGAGGCGCCTGTGTCCTTGGGGAACCTGACCGCGGGCCGCTCCGGTTCGGTCCAGGTCCGGCCCAGGTCGTCGGAGTGGAAGACCGACGGCCCCCAGTGCGCGCTGTCGCCGCCGACCAGCAGCCTCGGGGTCTCGCGCCGGGTGTCGATCGCGACCGAGTACACGGCCTGTGCGTTGAAAGAAGGGCTGTCGTCGAACTCCCACGTGCCACCGCGCCGGTGCCCGATGAACAGGCCTTTGCGCGTGCCGACCGTGAGCAGTACCTCGGTCATGCCGATCACCTCCGGGACGTCTTTGTCCAGTCATCGGCCAGTCTGCACCCCACCACTGACAGTCACCTCTGGAAACGGCGTCGCCGCAGGTCGGAGCGGTTTGTCGGCGAGGTGTGACGGACACCTCGGGGGAACCGTGAGCAGCGGCGGTACCTCGCGCGTATGGGAGGACGGCAGGGCATGTCCGTGTGCGCGTGAGGAGGATGCCTTCGATGGCGGCATTCCGTGGTCCGAGGGTGTGGCTGTGGCGTTGGCGGCGCAATCCGCTGAGACGCCGCGTGGATGCCGTGGAGGGATGGGCCGCACTGGCCACCTGGGCACTTATCGCGCTCACCGGAGTCCTTGTCGGTCTGGTGGCGACCCACTCCGTCGAACAGGGGCTGGCGAGAGAGCGCGCCGAGTGGCGACCGGTGACGGCGCTGGTCGTCGAGGACGCGCCCGGCACCGTCGGCAGCGAGCAGGTGTGGGCGAAGGTCCGCTGGAGCGCCGCCGACGGCTCCCGGCACTCGGGCCAGGCCCGCGTCGACTCGGGCAGCACCGCGGGCACCGCGGCGACGGTCTGGACGGACCCGCAGGGCCGCCTGGTGACGAAGCCCGCCACCGAGTCCGAGGCCCGCCTCAGAGCCGCGCTGGTCGGCGCCCTGGCGGGCGCGAGCGGGGCGACCGTGCCGTACGTCGGCTGGCGACTGCTGCGTGGTCGGCTGGAGCGACGGCGGATGGAGGAGTGGGACGAGGCCTGGGAGCGGTTCGACCCGATGTGGGGGCGCAACACGCGCTGACCCTTGTCGGGGGAGGCGGGGAGGCGGGGAGGCGGGGAGGCGGGGGAGGTGGGGGAGGTGGGGGAGCGGGGATGAGGCATATACGGCCCCCACACCGGGTCCCCGGCCGCCGACGAGTACTCGTTCCCCACCCGCTGGCAGGCGCGCGGCACACGGCTCTGACATCAGGCGGAATCGGGAGCGTGAGTGCGTACGCACCGTTGACGCGAGGATCCGGGGCCGGCCGGCCGCCGTCCGCGAGCCAGGAGGACGGCGGCCGTACGAGGCGGGTGCGGGCCGCCTCGTACAGCCGCCGGAGGGGGGATGGCTCAGCGGTACGTGATGTCGCTCGTCGCGTACTTGCAGTACGTGCCGTCGGGGTTGGAGCCGTTCGTGGTCGGCTCCTTGCCGGTGTTGTTGCCG
Protein-coding sequences here:
- a CDS encoding Rv1733c family protein, with amino-acid sequence MAAFRGPRVWLWRWRRNPLRRRVDAVEGWAALATWALIALTGVLVGLVATHSVEQGLARERAEWRPVTALVVEDAPGTVGSEQVWAKVRWSAADGSRHSGQARVDSGSTAGTAATVWTDPQGRLVTKPATESEARLRAALVGALAGASGATVPYVGWRLLRGRLERRRMEEWDEAWERFDPMWGRNTR
- a CDS encoding WD40/YVTN/BNR-like repeat-containing protein, whose translation is MTEVLLTVGTRKGLFIGHRRGGTWEFDDSPSFNAQAVYSVAIDTRRETPRLLVGGDSAHWGPSVFHSDDLGRTWTEPERPAVRFPKDTGASLERVWQLHPSTAEADVVYAGTEPAALYRSEDRGESFELVRPLWEHPTRSQWAPGGGGEGLHTIVTDQRDPRAVTIAVSAAGVFRTADGGASWAPSNSGVSAVFMPDPNPEFGQCVHKIAKDSANPDRLYLQNHWGVYRSDDAGGHWTDIGAGLPSTFGFAVAAHPHRGDTAYVFPINADADRVPADHRCRVFRTADAGTNWEPLSAGLPQGDHYGTVLRDALCTDNADPAGVYFGNRNGEVYASADDGDSWQQLASHLPDVLCVRAAVIG